The Amblyomma americanum isolate KBUSLIRL-KWMA chromosome 3, ASM5285725v1, whole genome shotgun sequence genome window below encodes:
- the LOC144125511 gene encoding uncharacterized protein LOC144125511 → MGLLQVALLASALVASARAGFEDQEVYAPQPYQFGYETQDEYGNRQSRHEQDAGNGVKTGMYGFRDAHGLFRQVQYVADHRGFRAWVKTNEPGTQDSAPASARIESQQSHAAQIASAAAAAAPHHYRLVAPRPQPVLRLAPVAATPALVATPLTKVPVHHSLYPIGGISARHGPIQQAYSQQVPVLRKPSFRRLAARPAAVVPVVTPVVATQGSSPVSIDYAGGLVSGSGAGLSARSASSGGVRIGGSGGVRSGGSGGGSAGGSAGSSGAAAGGSARTVKKVRRRKPAEFFKKSIINKPRPKPSGPRVRVVQVTKNGGVRTVDVPVYKD, encoded by the exons GTGGCTCTTCTGGCGTCTGCGCTGGTCGCATCAGCTAGAGCAGGCTTCGAGGATCAAGAG GTGTACGCTCCGCAGCCGTACCAGTTCGGCTACGAGACGCAGGACGAGTACGGCAACCGGCAGTCGCGCCACGAGCAGGACGCCGGCAACGGGGTCAAGACCGGCATGTACGGCTTCCGGGACGCGCACGGCCTGTTCCGGCAGGTGCAGTACGTGGCCGACCACCGCGGATTCCGCGCCTGGGTCAAGACCAACGAGCCGGGCACGCAGGACTCGGCGCCGGCCTCGGCGCGCATCGAGTCGCAGCAGTCGCACGCCGCGCAgatcgccagcgccgccgcggccgccgcgcCGCACCACTACCGCTTGGTGGCGCCAAGGCCGCAACCG GTGCTCCGTCTAGCCCCAGTGGCGGCAACCCCGGCATTGGTGGCCACTCCGTTGACGAAGGTGCCCGTGCACCACTCGCTCTACCCGATCGGCGGAATATCTGCCAGGCATGGCCCCATCCAGCAAGCGTACTCCCAGCAG GTCCCAGTGCTCCGCAAGCCCTCGTTCCGCCGCCTGGCTGCGAGACCTGCTGCGGTCGTGCCCGTCGTGACTCCCGTTGTGGCCACGCAGGGGTCATCGCCAGTCAGCATTGACTACGCAGGCGGCCTCGTCAGTGGAAGCGGCGCAGGCCTCAGCGCCAGAAGCGCAAGCAGCGGCGGTGTCAGAATCGGAGGCAGCGGTGGTGTCAGAAGCGGAGGCAGCGGGGGCGGCAGCGCTGGCGGCAGTGCTGGCAGCAGTGGAGCTGCTGCCGGTGGCTCTGCCCGTACCGTCAAGAAGGTGCGCCGTCGCAAGCCCGCCGAATTCTTCAAGAAGTCCATCATCAACAAGCCGCGCCCCAAGCCATCCGGCCCTCGGGTCCGCGTCGTTCAAGTCACCAAGAACGGAGGCGTGAGGACCGTCGATGTGCCCGTCTACAAGGACTAA